The proteins below come from a single Alkalispirillum mobile genomic window:
- a CDS encoding peptidylprolyl isomerase encodes MTAITRTILTGTLLTVALLLAALQPARAESLDRIIAVVDDQVVLASELDREMATIANQLRGRGQQLPPQDTFQRQVLERLITQRVQLSRAQRVGINIDDATLDAAMQRMAQQNNMTMGQFRQAVEQEGFEFNYFREGIREEIAISRLRQAQVEEQVTVTPQEVEEVLETLDDENQEYRLGHILIATPEAASSDQLEEARERAEQLREQIVAGETDFEGAATAFSDAATAMEGGDLGWRLQGQLPSLFAEAIDAGLQTGEVSEVLQNSSGFHLVKLMDQRTQGGEHVAETRARHILIRTDGDVITDEDASLRLQSLRERVEDGESFTELAEEYSEDTGSAARGGDLGWTRPGQLVPEFQGAMDALDEGEISMPFATPFGWHIVQVTDRRERDITRERLRDQLAQQIHQRKAEEAFEQWIRRLRDEAYVDVRVDQ; translated from the coding sequence ATGACTGCAATCACCCGCACTATCCTGACCGGTACGCTGCTTACCGTCGCCCTGCTGCTGGCGGCCCTGCAGCCCGCCCGCGCCGAATCGCTGGACCGCATTATCGCGGTGGTGGACGACCAGGTGGTGCTGGCCTCCGAGCTGGACCGGGAGATGGCCACCATCGCCAACCAGCTGCGGGGCCGCGGGCAGCAGCTACCGCCGCAGGACACCTTCCAGCGCCAGGTGCTGGAGCGGCTGATCACCCAGCGGGTGCAGCTCTCCCGCGCCCAGCGGGTGGGCATCAACATCGACGACGCCACCCTGGATGCCGCCATGCAGCGCATGGCCCAGCAGAACAACATGACCATGGGGCAGTTCCGCCAGGCGGTGGAGCAGGAGGGCTTCGAGTTCAACTACTTCCGCGAGGGCATCCGCGAGGAGATCGCCATCAGCCGCCTGCGCCAGGCCCAGGTGGAGGAGCAGGTCACCGTCACCCCGCAGGAGGTGGAAGAGGTGCTCGAGACGCTGGATGACGAGAACCAGGAATACCGCCTGGGCCACATCCTCATCGCCACCCCCGAGGCCGCCTCCAGCGACCAACTGGAAGAGGCCCGTGAGCGGGCCGAGCAGCTGCGCGAGCAGATCGTCGCCGGCGAGACCGACTTCGAGGGCGCGGCCACCGCTTTCTCCGACGCGGCCACCGCCATGGAGGGGGGTGATCTGGGCTGGCGTCTGCAGGGCCAGCTGCCCAGCCTGTTCGCCGAGGCCATCGACGCCGGGCTGCAGACGGGCGAGGTGAGCGAGGTGCTGCAGAACAGCAGCGGCTTCCACCTGGTCAAGCTCATGGATCAGCGTACCCAGGGGGGCGAGCACGTGGCCGAGACCCGCGCCCGCCACATCCTGATCCGCACCGACGGTGATGTGATCACCGACGAGGACGCCAGCCTCCGACTGCAGTCCCTGCGCGAGCGCGTTGAGGACGGCGAGTCCTTCACCGAGCTGGCCGAGGAGTACTCCGAGGACACGGGCAGTGCCGCCCGCGGCGGTGACCTGGGCTGGACCCGGCCCGGCCAGCTGGTGCCGGAGTTCCAGGGCGCCATGGATGCCCTCGACGAGGGGGAGATCAGCATGCCCTTTGCCACGCCCTTCGGGTGGCACATCGTCCAGGTCACCGATCGGCGCGAGCGGGACATCACCCGCGAGCGGCTGCGCGACCAGCTGGCGCAACAGATCCACCAGCGCAAGGCCGAGGAGGCCTTCGAGCAGTGGATCCGCCGGCTGCGCGACGAGGCCTACGTGGATGTGAGGGTCGACCAGTGA
- a CDS encoding LPS-assembly protein LptD, producing the protein MKRLVPTTIILALFGGAAAQAQGPSAAEREDYFAERQRMLCGPPLVRPLDDVDIALRQAPETPATVDADAVYYDGRAGRYRFRGDVFMQRLDQTLRSEEVRYDQESGRVDLDFPFEYEEAGLALTGKSGWMLLREDRGEVVDGQFMLDERNIRGEAELIRLQDAQRSSYERVGYTTCRPGNEDWWLQARDLELDREEGLGTARHAWFTFLNVPMFYTPWITFPIDDRRRTGLLAPSFSTSDRDGTDITVPFYWNIAPNYDATLVPRWIERRGTMLGSEFRYLRETFSGEVYGEYLPDDDQFGDDRWLFGWDHDGRLPLGWRYDADINRASDDDYLRDFGSGLLETSSSHLESRGRLRNSWNEWAVEAEVQHWQTLGEDLRNPYRREPRLSAEYQTPFRMGRPLYQLDTEYTRFALPQDDPGRPEGERMDIAPRVEWSFRQPWGYVTPAASLRHTQYSLDEPVTDAADTSPSRTVPTFSLDSGVYFDRPFELGDRQLMQTLEPRVFYLYTPERNQDDLPDFDTSRRDVSFDGLFSEDRFAGADRVGDADQVTLALTTRFIDLAEGREYLRASLGQIHYRRDREVTLSPGQVLEEDRRGRSDYVADLRSELPGGVLAQGEYRYNPYDNRSEQGAFRLGWNPRPDLVVGAGYRMRYGSNERDLEQTDLAAVIPMGPRFSLIGRWLYSLADENSLETVGGLEYRTCCWRVQALGRRSFEGSGAEPDTSVMLQFEFTGLGQVDAGSTDFLQDSIYGYEGERF; encoded by the coding sequence GTGAAACGTCTCGTACCCACCACCATAATACTGGCCCTGTTCGGGGGCGCCGCCGCCCAGGCCCAGGGACCCAGTGCGGCCGAGCGCGAGGACTACTTTGCCGAGCGCCAGCGCATGCTGTGCGGTCCGCCGCTGGTCCGCCCGCTGGACGACGTGGATATCGCCCTGCGCCAGGCCCCCGAGACCCCCGCCACCGTGGACGCCGATGCGGTCTACTACGATGGCAGGGCCGGTCGCTACCGCTTCCGCGGCGATGTCTTCATGCAGCGGCTGGATCAGACGTTGCGCAGCGAGGAGGTCCGCTACGACCAGGAGAGCGGGCGGGTCGATTTGGACTTCCCCTTCGAGTACGAGGAGGCGGGCCTGGCTCTCACCGGGAAGAGTGGCTGGATGCTGCTGCGCGAGGACCGTGGCGAGGTGGTGGATGGCCAGTTCATGCTGGATGAACGGAACATCCGGGGCGAGGCGGAGCTGATCCGCCTGCAGGATGCCCAGCGCTCCAGCTACGAGCGGGTCGGGTACACCACCTGCCGACCGGGTAACGAGGACTGGTGGCTGCAGGCGCGCGACCTGGAGTTGGACCGGGAGGAGGGGTTGGGCACCGCGCGCCACGCCTGGTTCACCTTCCTCAACGTGCCCATGTTCTACACCCCGTGGATCACCTTCCCGATCGACGACCGGCGGCGCACCGGGTTGCTTGCCCCGAGTTTCTCCACCTCCGACCGGGACGGCACCGACATCACGGTGCCGTTCTACTGGAACATCGCGCCCAACTACGACGCCACCCTGGTGCCGCGCTGGATCGAGCGCCGGGGCACCATGCTGGGCAGCGAGTTCCGCTACCTGCGCGAGACCTTCTCCGGCGAGGTGTACGGGGAGTACCTGCCCGACGACGACCAGTTCGGCGATGACCGCTGGCTCTTTGGCTGGGACCACGATGGACGGCTGCCGCTGGGCTGGCGCTACGATGCCGACATCAACCGCGCCAGCGATGACGACTACCTGCGCGACTTCGGCAGCGGCCTGCTGGAGACGAGCTCCAGCCACCTGGAGAGTCGCGGCCGGCTGCGCAACAGCTGGAATGAATGGGCGGTGGAGGCCGAGGTCCAGCACTGGCAGACCCTGGGCGAGGACCTGCGCAACCCCTACCGGCGGGAGCCGCGGCTGAGCGCCGAATACCAGACCCCGTTCCGCATGGGCCGCCCGCTCTACCAGCTGGACACCGAGTACACGCGCTTTGCGCTGCCGCAGGACGACCCGGGCCGGCCGGAGGGCGAGCGCATGGATATCGCCCCCCGGGTGGAGTGGAGCTTCCGCCAGCCCTGGGGCTACGTGACGCCGGCGGCCAGCCTCCGGCACACCCAGTACAGCCTGGACGAGCCGGTAACGGACGCCGCCGATACCAGCCCCAGTCGCACGGTGCCCACCTTCAGCCTGGATTCCGGGGTGTACTTCGACCGCCCCTTCGAGCTCGGCGACCGGCAGCTGATGCAGACCCTCGAGCCCCGGGTCTTCTACCTGTACACGCCGGAACGCAACCAGGACGACCTGCCCGATTTCGACACCTCCCGCCGCGATGTCAGTTTCGACGGCCTGTTCAGCGAGGACCGGTTCGCCGGGGCCGACCGGGTGGGGGACGCCGACCAGGTCACCCTGGCCTTGACCACCCGCTTCATCGACCTGGCCGAAGGGCGCGAATACCTGCGCGCCAGCCTGGGGCAGATCCACTACCGCCGCGACCGCGAGGTGACCTTAAGCCCGGGGCAGGTGCTGGAGGAGGACCGCCGGGGTCGCTCGGATTACGTGGCAGATCTGCGCAGCGAACTGCCGGGCGGGGTGCTGGCGCAGGGCGAGTACCGGTACAATCCTTACGACAACCGCTCCGAGCAGGGGGCGTTCCGGCTGGGCTGGAACCCCAGGCCCGACTTGGTGGTCGGCGCCGGCTACCGCATGCGCTACGGCAGCAACGAGCGGGATCTGGAACAAACCGACCTGGCAGCGGTCATCCCGATGGGCCCCCGGTTCAGCCTGATCGGTCGGTGGCTCTACTCGCTGGCGGACGAGAACAGCCTGGAGACCGTCGGCGGGCTGGAGTACCGCACCTGTTGCTGGCGGGTGCAGGCGCTGGGCCGGCGCAGTTTCGAGGGCTCGGGCGCCGAGCCCGACACTTCCGTCATGCTGCAGTTCGAGTTCACCGGCCTCGGCCAGGTGGACGCCGGCAGCACCGACTTCCTGCAAGACAGCATCTACGGCTATGAGGGCGAGCGCTTCTGA
- a CDS encoding aminoglycoside phosphotransferase family protein, with the protein MSGSKTDSTSPATPPETDERWQRLQAWLQQQLGMAPEPLHPVSGDASARRYFRIDHPEGTRVVMDAPPTALDSQPFVHVQQLMASAGLRVPYIYAVDLDQGFLLLEDLGHQTYLEALTGDNADELFGQALDSLILWQRASRSGELPDFNETALRRELQLFTDWYLGRHLSVAITREEREAFDALVNELVRRVSSQGRVWIHRDWMPRNLMPLPDGPGVLDFQDAATGPVTYDVASLFRDAFISWPDDRVEQWLHDYWRIAGMRSVPVAPRYDSFLVDVDWMGVQRHLKVLGIFARLRYRDGKRDYLKDAPRFLQYLYAAADRQPGLAPLRTLLDEWHGRASELVP; encoded by the coding sequence ATGAGCGGCAGCAAGACGGATTCCACCTCCCCGGCCACGCCGCCGGAGACCGATGAGCGTTGGCAACGACTGCAGGCGTGGCTGCAGCAGCAACTGGGCATGGCCCCGGAGCCCCTGCATCCGGTTTCCGGCGACGCCAGCGCCCGGCGTTACTTTCGGATCGACCACCCGGAGGGCACCCGGGTGGTGATGGACGCACCACCCACCGCGCTGGACAGCCAGCCCTTCGTGCATGTCCAGCAGCTGATGGCCAGCGCCGGCCTGCGGGTGCCTTACATCTACGCGGTGGACCTGGACCAGGGCTTCCTGCTGCTCGAGGACCTGGGCCACCAGACCTACCTGGAAGCGCTTACCGGGGACAACGCCGATGAGCTCTTCGGCCAGGCCCTGGACTCGCTGATTCTCTGGCAGCGGGCCAGCCGCTCCGGCGAGCTGCCCGATTTCAACGAGACTGCCCTGCGCCGGGAACTGCAGCTGTTCACCGACTGGTACCTGGGCCGCCACCTGAGCGTGGCCATCACCCGCGAGGAGCGGGAGGCCTTCGACGCGCTGGTGAACGAACTGGTCCGCCGGGTCTCCAGCCAGGGCCGGGTCTGGATCCACCGCGACTGGATGCCCCGCAACCTGATGCCACTGCCCGACGGCCCCGGCGTGCTGGATTTCCAGGACGCGGCGACCGGGCCGGTCACCTACGATGTGGCCTCGCTGTTCCGGGATGCCTTCATCAGCTGGCCGGACGACCGGGTGGAGCAGTGGCTGCACGACTACTGGCGCATCGCCGGGATGCGCTCGGTGCCGGTGGCCCCGCGCTACGACAGCTTCCTGGTGGACGTGGACTGGATGGGCGTGCAGCGCCACCTGAAGGTGCTGGGCATCTTCGCCCGGCTCCGCTACCGCGACGGCAAGCGCGATTACCTGAAAGACGCCCCCCGCTTCCTGCAATACCTGTACGCCGCTGCCGACCGCCAACCAGGCCTGGCACCGCTGCGCACACTGCTCGATGAATGGCACGGACGCGCCTCGGAGCTGGTCCCGTGA
- the murU gene encoding N-acetylmuramate alpha-1-phosphate uridylyltransferase MurU has protein sequence MRAMILAAGRGERMRPLTDHTPKPLLAVGGRPLIEHHLLALADAGVTEVVINTAWLGDRIEAHLGDGSRYGLHLNYSREPEGALDTGGGIRHALPLLGDAPFLVINGDVWCDVPLAPLLTPPRALAHLVLVDNPDHNENGDFVLNGNSVAETGAGPRLTYAGIGIFHPALWADTRPGAFPLAPLLRGAMAAGRVTGQHHRGQWHDVGTPERLRGLDRALRDTG, from the coding sequence GTGAGGGCCATGATCCTGGCCGCCGGGCGCGGCGAGCGCATGCGCCCGCTCACCGATCACACGCCGAAGCCACTGCTGGCCGTCGGCGGCCGCCCGCTGATCGAGCACCACCTGCTCGCCCTGGCCGATGCCGGGGTCACGGAGGTGGTCATCAACACCGCCTGGCTGGGCGACCGGATCGAGGCCCACCTGGGCGACGGCAGCCGTTACGGCCTGCACCTGAACTACTCCCGCGAGCCGGAGGGGGCCCTGGATACCGGGGGCGGCATCCGCCACGCCCTGCCGCTGCTCGGGGATGCCCCCTTTCTGGTGATCAACGGGGATGTCTGGTGCGATGTGCCGCTGGCGCCCTTGCTGACCCCGCCCCGCGCGCTCGCGCACCTGGTGCTGGTGGACAACCCCGACCACAATGAGAACGGGGACTTCGTGCTGAACGGCAACAGCGTGGCGGAGACGGGAGCCGGGCCCCGGCTGACCTACGCCGGCATCGGCATCTTCCACCCCGCGCTCTGGGCCGACACCCGGCCCGGGGCCTTCCCGCTGGCCCCGCTGCTGCGCGGCGCCATGGCCGCCGGCCGGGTCACCGGGCAGCACCACCGGGGCCAGTGGCACGACGTGGGCACTCCGGAGCGGCTTCGCGGGCTGGACCGCGCCCTGCGCGACACGGGCTGA